One Megalops cyprinoides isolate fMegCyp1 chromosome 23, fMegCyp1.pri, whole genome shotgun sequence genomic region harbors:
- the LOC118770684 gene encoding transcription factor E2F7-like yields METECLALRDLKSVRRSIADMDEEEGKNDQKENIFAERRKAPQHGGEPGSAAPLNGRKGLAPDQVNVTPVKPLDRALPDPWTPTANLKVLISAASPDIRDREMKKILFRPIENGSEEAATLDDPAQFDAADEDPDDFEKRPSRKQKSLGLLCQKFLSLYPDYPASSETTSISLDEVATSLGVERRRIYDIVNVLESLMLVSRVAKNHYLWHGRQQLRQTLRGLQGLGKQQGYHLQMEQLRDCRPRASAQAAEQSDHTDTGSAASRRKDKSLRIMSQKFVMLFLVSDTQTVTLDVAAKILIEESQDMANHSKYKTKVRRLYDIANVLTSLGLIQKVHVKEERGRKPAFKWIGPAQFQTCEELEARAAISLPELHKDTLPPLSGGGKRRLARHASFNVVPTSAATQRRVSSAPSSPHREVTGLIPEPVDYSRRAVSSNAVCRLQFGDDRGAQPSVKPRTLTPKISPVSLVPVAVPIQQESLPSLPCPYTGTAQPRTPVPPVDPTPIGGGSEAHPPAHTLNPPQAPVVMLYGRGELERMNGAGEGQRSPASETRQGMLGKRKISAEEDEEGHRARRLTYKEEEPSHEKRWWGQSESESSSPRTSPGSGLQHPAVLPQGEAPPVPLGVPPPSHYLYVPNSTGLNLLLSAGSAPSGLALSPGAVPALAVPYVLVPSSALSPYQLVAAGLPVACGDAHGKISFGMPAVMSPAHFVVGASSFTVPGVPGFGVPSPTLTSPEQAVSADSPVEPGQPTAPFKTEPQTPLTPKEADPPASRAFFQTPGTLGSSSPPAARKRGSAQRRLDIGHPPAN; encoded by the exons ATGGAAACGGAATGTTTAGCTTTACGAGATCTCAAGAGTGTAAGGAGAAGTATAGCAGATATGGACGAAGAGGAGGGCAAAAATGATCAGAAG GAGAACATTTTCGCCGAGCGCAGGAAGGCACCCCAACACGGCGGTGAGCCGGGTTCCGCGGCACCATTGAACGGCAGGAAGGGTCTGGCTCCGGATCAGGTCAACGTCACCCCCGTCAAGCCTCTGGACCGCGCCCTCCCCGACCCCTGGACTCCCACCGCCAACCTGAAGGTGCTGATCAGCGCCGCCAGCCCGGACATCAGGGACCGCGAGATGAAGAAGATCCTATTTCGGCCCATTGAGAATGGGAGCGAGGAGGCGGCCACGCTGGATGACCCTGCCCAG TTTGATGCAGCTGACGAAGACCCAGATGATTTTGAGAAAAGGCCGAGCAGGAAGCAGAAGAGCCTGGGCCTACTTTGCCAGAAGTTCCTGTCCCTCTACCCTGATTACCCAGCGTCCTCTGAGACGACCAGCATTTCTTTGGATGAGGTGGCCACCAGTCTAG GCGTGGAACGCCGGAGGATCTATGACATCGTGAACGTGCTGGAGTCCCTGATGCTGGTGAGCCGGGTGGCCAAAAACCACTACCTGTGGCACGGCCGGCAACAGCTGCGGCAGACGCTGCGGGGCTTGCAGGGCCTGGGCAAGCAGCAGGGCTACCACCTGCAGATGGAGCAGCTGAGAGACTGCAGGCCCAGGGCGTCTGCACAGGCCGCTGAGCAGAGCGACCACACCGACACTGGCtctg CGGCCAGCCGGCGAAAAGACAAGTCTCTGCGGATCATGAGCCAGAAGTTTGTCATGCTGTTCCTGGTGTCCGACACACAGACCGTCACCCTGGACGTCGCTGCCAAAATCCTCATCGAGGAGAGCCAGGACATGGCCAACCACAGCAAGTACAAAA CTAAAGTCAGGCGACTCTATGACATTGCCAACGTCCTGACCAGCCTGGGTCTCATTCAGAAGGTCCACgtcaaagaggagagagggaggaagccTGCATTCAAATGGATCGGTCCCGCCCAGTTCCAGACCTGTG AAGAGCTGGAGGCCAGGGCTGCCATTTCCTTGCCAGAGCTCCACAAGGACACGCTGCCACCGTTATCCGGGGGAGGGAAGCGGAGGCTGGCGCGCCACGCCTCCTTCAACGTGGTGCCCACCTCCGCCGCCACCCAGCGGAGGGTCAGCTCCGCCCCCAGCAGCCCACACAGGGAAGTGACAG GTCTTATTCCCGAGCCTGTGGATTACTCCAGGAGGGCTGTGAGCAGCAACGCAGTTTGTAGACTGCAGTTTGGAGATGACAGAGG GGCCCAGCCAAGTGTGAAACCAAGGACCCTCACCCCAAAGATCAGTCCTGTGAGCCTTGTCCCCGTGGCAGTACCCATCCAGCAAGaatccctcccctctctgccttgCCCCTACACTGGCACTGCCCAACCCCGCACGCCAGTGCCGCCCGTGGACCCCACCCCAATAGGAGGAGGCAGTGAGGCCCACCCTCCGGCGCACACCCTAAATCCGCCCCAGGCGCCCGTGGTCATGCTGTACGGGCGAGGAGAGCTGGAGCGCATGAACGGGGCGGGCGAGGGTCAGAGGTCGCCCGCATCGGAGACAAggcagggcatgctgggaaagaggAAGATCAGTgctgaggaggatgaggaaggacACAGGGCCAGAAGGCTGACATACAAGGAGGAAGAGCCATCTCATGAG AAGAGGTGGTGGGGACAGAGTGAGTCGGAGAGCTCCAGCCCGAGGACGTCCCCAGGCAGTGGTCTCCAGCACCCCGCCGTGCTGCCGCAGGGAGAGGCACCACCCGTGCCTCTAGGCGTCCCCCCACCATCACACTACCTCTATGTGCCCAACTCCACAG GCCTGaacctcctcctctctgctggatCTGCGCCCAGCGGGCTGGCTCTTTCCCCGGGCGCCGTGCCCGCCCTGGCCGTGCCCTACGTCCTGGTGCCCTCCTCGGCCCTCTCCCCCTACCAGCTGGTCGCTGCCGGCCTCCCCGTGGCCTGCGGTGACGCTCATGGTAAAATCAGCTTCGGCATGCCGGCGGTGATGTCCCCAGCTCACTTTGTGGTGGGGGCGAGTTCCTTCACTGTGCCAGGGGTGCCCGGGTTCGGTGTACCCTCACCTACACTCACCAGCCCAGAGCAGGCAGTCTCGGCCGATTCCCCGGTGGAGCCTGGACAGCCTACAGCCCCCTTCAAAACAGAACCACAG ACACCGCTGACCCCAAAAGAGGCCGACCCGCCCGCCTCCCGGGCTTTCTTCCAGACTCCAGGCACCCTGGGGTCTTCCAGCCCCCCTGCTGCACGCAAACGAGGCTCCGCCCAGAGAAGGCTGGATATCGGGCACCCGCCAGCCAATTAG